Proteins encoded within one genomic window of Macrobrachium nipponense isolate FS-2020 chromosome 9, ASM1510439v2, whole genome shotgun sequence:
- the LOC135218479 gene encoding histidine-rich glycoprotein-like — protein MKFLVVVLLVVATYAADIEKRDAEPDYGYYRPSHGYGYGHPYGAHHHYKRSAEPEPEASYPSGHYPVYPPHGHQYGHYPIYPHHSHHYGKRSADP, from the coding sequence GTAGTTGTACTATTGGTAGTCGCCACTTACGCTGCTGACATTGAGAAGCGAGATGCTGAGCCAGACTACGGCTATTATCGTCCTTCCCACGGATATGGCTACGGTCACCCATATGGAGCGCACCACCATTACAAGAGGTCTGCTGAACCAGAGCCTGAGGCTTCTTACCCCTCTGGACACTATCCCGTCTACCCTCCCCATGGGCATCAATATGGGCACTACCCCATCTACCCTCATCATAGCCACCACTATGGAAAGAGGTCTGCCGATCCTTAA